TTCCGCTGGCTTATCTTTTGGCGCTGGCAATTTGTGATTTGTCATCAAAAGTAGGACGCAATGCTTTGACAATTATGCTGCTTTTGGTATTTATAGCACAGTATTATATTTTTAATTTACCGGGCAAAAAAAATTATAAAGGAGACAAGTACGCTTATTTTCAAGAAAAAGGAAAGGCCATAGCTGCTGAAAAAGAAAAAGGATATGTGCTTTTCTTATTGCAGGATAAAATAGAGCCACAGACCAGCTACTATGCCCAATGCAATGTGAAAAGTGTAAATTCGCAACAAGAAGCCGGGGAGTTTTTAGAACAGAGAAATGGCATGAAGGGTAAAATAATGTATTTTGACACCAATGATAAACTCCAAACCAAAATCATAAACAATTAGCAAATGGAAAATGCAAAAATGAATATCCCATCCGTTGATCTTTCAAAATTTGTAAACGGCAGTTCAGCAGAGAAAAATGAATGCGTTGCCGAATTGGGAAAAGCTTTTAATGAAGTGGGGTTTGTAACTGTAAAAAATCATGGGATTTCAGAAGAGCTGGTACAGCGCTTTTACGATCAGGTGAATGCCTTTTTTGACATGGATCAGGAGCTAAAAGATCAATATGAAAAGAAGGAACTCAATGGACAACGTGGCTATACCTCATTTGGAAAGGAACACGCCAAGCATTCCAATGTGGGTGATTTAAAAGAGTTTTGGCAATTTGGCGAGGAATTGACTCCCGAAGAAAGACCGGATGAAGCATATCGCGAAAACTTAGATGTAGCAGAATTGCCCGATTTCAAAAAAACAGGACTGGAGCTTTTCAGTGCTTTTGAAAATTCGGGGCGAAACCTGCTCAAAGCCATTGCGCTTTACCTAAAGTTAGATGAAAACTACTTTGAAGCACACGTAATTAAAGGCAATAGTATTCTCAGGGCTATTCATTATCCGCCCATCACCTCCGATCCCAAAACAGCTATCAGGGCAGAACAACATGAGGATATAAATTTGATTACACTATTGGTAGGTGCTTCTGCCGAAGGCTTACAGTTGTTGACCAAAAAAGGAGAATGGCTGCCAATTATGGCACCACAAGGAAGTATTGTTGTGAATGTGGGAGATATGTTGCAGCGTCTAACGAATAATGTGCTGAAATCCACAACCCACAGGGTGGTGAACCCACCACGTGAAAAATGGCATTTGCCGCGCCTGTCCATTCCGTTTTTTCTGCATCCCAAATCAGATATGCCACTGAATTGCCTCGAAGATTGTGTGACTGAAGAAAATCCAAAGCAATATGAAAATATTACTGCTGGAGAATATTTGGATCAAAG
The window above is part of the Chitinophagales bacterium genome. Proteins encoded here:
- a CDS encoding 2-oxoglutarate and iron-dependent oxygenase domain-containing protein is translated as MENAKMNIPSVDLSKFVNGSSAEKNECVAELGKAFNEVGFVTVKNHGISEELVQRFYDQVNAFFDMDQELKDQYEKKELNGQRGYTSFGKEHAKHSNVGDLKEFWQFGEELTPEERPDEAYRENLDVAELPDFKKTGLELFSAFENSGRNLLKAIALYLKLDENYFEAHVIKGNSILRAIHYPPITSDPKTAIRAEQHEDINLITLLVGASAEGLQLLTKKGEWLPIMAPQGSIVVNVGDMLQRLTNNVLKSTTHRVVNPPREKWHLPRLSIPFFLHPKSDMPLNCLEDCVTEENPKQYENITAGEYLDQRLIEIGLKKA